A section of the Marinoscillum sp. 108 genome encodes:
- a CDS encoding shikimate dehydrogenase: MKRYGLIGFPLGHSFSRGYFQEKFTRLGLTESHKYDLFEIEYLKDFPALWERYPDLVGVNVTVPHKENIRRFLDRLDSSAHKVEAVNVVKKEGNKLVGYNSDFFGFRQSMINYFQGNVTCEKALILGGGGASKAVEAAFLDLGIKYMVVSRDKHRGDLVYQDLKDDPTYVSKVDMIVNTTPLGMHPNLESKPDIPYDVIRAEQYLYDLVYNPEETAFMKEGRRRGARTKNGLEMLYVQADRAWEIWNS, encoded by the coding sequence ATGAAAAGATATGGTTTAATCGGGTTTCCGCTAGGTCACTCCTTTTCCCGTGGATATTTTCAGGAGAAGTTCACCCGACTGGGGCTTACTGAAAGTCACAAGTACGACCTTTTTGAAATAGAATACCTCAAAGATTTTCCTGCACTCTGGGAGCGATATCCTGATCTTGTAGGGGTGAATGTCACGGTTCCGCACAAGGAAAATATACGTCGGTTTCTGGATCGGCTGGATAGCAGTGCCCATAAAGTGGAGGCAGTGAATGTGGTCAAGAAGGAGGGAAACAAATTAGTCGGCTACAACAGTGATTTTTTTGGATTCAGACAGTCCATGATTAATTATTTTCAGGGTAACGTGACCTGTGAGAAAGCATTGATTTTGGGCGGTGGCGGTGCTTCCAAAGCTGTAGAAGCCGCTTTTTTGGATTTAGGTATTAAGTACATGGTCGTTTCCAGGGATAAGCACAGAGGTGATCTGGTGTACCAGGATCTGAAAGACGACCCCACTTACGTTTCAAAGGTGGACATGATTGTTAATACCACGCCACTAGGCATGCATCCCAATCTGGAGAGCAAACCTGATATTCCTTATGATGTCATTCGGGCCGAACAATACTTGTATGATCTCGTTTATAACCCGGAAGAAACGGCATTTATGAAGGAGGGAAGACGCAGGGGAGCGCGCACCAAAAATGGATTGGAAATGCTGTATGTACAGGCCGATCGAGCCTGGGAAATTTGGAATTCCTAA
- the uvrB gene encoding excinuclease ABC subunit UvrB, which translates to MDFKISSEYVPTGDQPKAIAQLTEGINNGEGAQTLLGVTGSGKTFTVANVIEQVQKPTLVLCHNKTLAAQLYGEFKSFFPDNSVEYFISYYDYYQPEAFLPTTNLYIEKDLSINEEIEKLRLSATSALLSGRRDVIVVASVSCIYGIGNPEEFGKNVIKVQEGDTIPRNQFLFQLVDILYSRTEVEFKRGTFRVKGDTVDVFIAYADFAYRFIFWGDDVESIQRIDPQTGEKLSEERIVSIFPANLFVTGKELLQVAIREIQDDMVAQVQFFEEERRFLEAKRLKERTEFDLEMIREIGYCSGVENYSRYFDRRTAGARPFCLLDYFPDDYLMIVDESHVTIPQIRGMWGGDRSRKVNLVDYGFRLPSALDNRPLTFNEFESMLNQVVFVSATPSEYELIKSEGIIVEQLIRPTGLLDPIIEVRPSVNQIDDLLEEIWLRVERKERVLVTTLTKRMAEELTKYMSNAGVKTRYIHSEVDTLDRVEILRELRLGVFDVLVGVNLLREGLDLPEVSLVTIIDADKEGFLRNERSLVQTIGRAARNENGMVIMYADKITDSMQRSIDETNRRRSIQQAYNEEHGIVPKTIIKNREAILGQTSAADKKKGAKKYYTGDEVELTVAADPVVAYMNKDQLIKLASDTRKQMEKAAKDLDFMEAARLRDEMLEIEKMLKK; encoded by the coding sequence ATGGATTTTAAGATCAGTTCAGAATATGTGCCTACCGGCGACCAGCCCAAGGCTATTGCTCAGCTTACAGAAGGAATCAACAATGGAGAAGGTGCTCAGACCCTACTGGGGGTAACGGGCTCCGGAAAAACCTTCACGGTGGCCAATGTCATCGAGCAGGTACAGAAGCCTACACTGGTGCTTTGCCATAATAAGACCCTGGCAGCCCAGCTGTATGGGGAGTTCAAAAGTTTCTTCCCGGACAACTCCGTAGAATACTTCATTTCCTACTACGACTATTACCAGCCGGAGGCATTTTTGCCTACCACCAACCTCTACATAGAAAAAGACCTTTCTATTAACGAGGAAATCGAAAAACTCAGACTTAGTGCTACATCTGCGCTCCTTTCAGGACGCAGGGATGTTATAGTGGTCGCTTCAGTTTCCTGTATTTATGGTATCGGCAACCCCGAGGAGTTTGGAAAAAACGTCATTAAGGTTCAGGAGGGGGATACCATTCCTAGAAACCAATTTTTATTCCAGCTGGTGGATATACTGTACAGCCGCACGGAGGTGGAGTTTAAAAGGGGCACCTTTCGGGTAAAAGGTGACACTGTGGACGTCTTCATTGCCTATGCAGATTTTGCTTATCGCTTTATTTTTTGGGGCGATGATGTGGAATCTATTCAGCGGATAGACCCTCAGACGGGCGAGAAGCTTTCAGAAGAGCGCATAGTGAGCATATTCCCGGCCAACCTTTTTGTTACAGGAAAAGAGTTGCTTCAGGTGGCCATCAGGGAGATTCAGGATGACATGGTAGCGCAGGTTCAGTTTTTCGAAGAGGAGCGTCGTTTTTTGGAAGCCAAACGTCTGAAAGAAAGAACCGAGTTTGACCTGGAGATGATCCGTGAGATCGGATACTGCTCCGGTGTGGAAAATTACTCGAGGTATTTTGACCGCCGTACAGCTGGCGCACGACCTTTCTGTTTATTGGATTACTTCCCGGATGACTACCTGATGATCGTGGACGAGAGCCATGTTACAATCCCTCAGATCAGGGGGATGTGGGGAGGTGATCGGAGTAGGAAGGTAAATCTGGTGGACTATGGTTTCAGACTGCCTTCTGCTTTGGACAACCGACCGCTTACTTTCAATGAATTTGAAAGCATGCTGAATCAGGTGGTGTTTGTGAGCGCTACTCCTAGTGAGTATGAGTTAATCAAGTCTGAAGGGATTATCGTGGAGCAGCTCATCAGGCCCACAGGACTTTTGGATCCTATCATTGAAGTGCGGCCCAGCGTGAATCAGATCGATGACTTGCTGGAGGAAATATGGCTGCGGGTGGAGCGAAAAGAGCGGGTGCTGGTGACCACACTTACCAAGCGAATGGCCGAGGAGCTGACGAAGTATATGAGCAATGCGGGCGTGAAGACCCGCTACATTCATTCAGAAGTGGATACACTGGATCGGGTGGAGATATTGCGTGAGCTGCGTCTGGGGGTTTTTGATGTACTTGTGGGGGTAAATCTGCTCAGGGAAGGACTCGACTTGCCTGAGGTTTCCCTGGTCACTATCATTGATGCCGATAAAGAAGGGTTTTTGAGGAATGAACGCTCTTTGGTTCAAACCATTGGTCGGGCTGCCAGGAATGAGAATGGGATGGTAATCATGTATGCAGATAAGATTACGGATTCCATGCAGAGATCCATCGACGAGACTAACAGGCGGCGAAGTATCCAGCAGGCCTACAACGAGGAACACGGAATAGTACCTAAAACCATCATTAAAAACAGGGAAGCCATCTTGGGGCAAACCTCTGCGGCGGATAAGAAGAAGGGCGCCAAGAAATATTATACAGGAGATGAAGTGGAGCTGACCGTGGCAGCGGACCCGGTAGTTGCATATATGAATAAGGACCAGTTGATAAAGCTGGCTTCAGATACCCGTAAGCAGATGGAGAAGGCAGCCAAGGATCTCGACTTTATGGAAGCTGCCAGACTTAGGGATGAGATGCTGGAGATCGAGAAAATGTTAAAAAAGTGA
- a CDS encoding VOC family protein: MYKRINGIQHIGVGVSDSEVSQKWYRKFIGMDIPIFDGVAPAPLMDVYTKNETITKRATMILNLQGGCAMEVVNPTSFTPRQPDFETQLGDIGIYINQIKAFDVEAAYAHFEKHGAILRSGIVDMPDGGKTFYVEDPNGLLFQILPGRNFYTKGHHITGGPNGCVIGVSNIDNSLKLYADVLGYDQVVYDETRVFDDFKSLPGGEKSFRRIRLTQSNPPGGGFAKVSADTYIELIQAQDYQPRKIYKGRIWGDIGFVHVGLDVRGMKALGEELATKGFGFTCDTRDTLDMGGTTRVHCTYIDDPDGVLIEMIEVYKIPIIEKLGVFLNVEKRDPLKPLPDFMLKALKFSRIKD, encoded by the coding sequence ATGTACAAGCGCATCAATGGCATCCAGCACATCGGAGTAGGTGTATCCGACTCTGAGGTTTCACAAAAATGGTATCGGAAATTCATAGGAATGGACATTCCTATTTTTGATGGAGTAGCTCCAGCTCCATTGATGGACGTGTACACAAAAAACGAAACTATTACCAAGCGAGCTACCATGATTTTGAATCTTCAGGGTGGATGCGCTATGGAAGTGGTCAATCCTACTTCATTTACTCCACGTCAGCCCGATTTTGAGACTCAGCTAGGTGATATTGGGATCTATATCAATCAGATAAAAGCATTTGATGTGGAGGCTGCCTATGCTCATTTTGAGAAACACGGAGCCATCCTGCGCTCGGGTATTGTGGACATGCCGGATGGAGGTAAGACTTTTTATGTAGAAGATCCCAATGGGTTGTTATTTCAGATTCTTCCAGGGCGCAACTTCTACACGAAGGGGCATCACATCACCGGTGGGCCAAATGGCTGTGTGATTGGTGTTTCAAACATTGACAATTCACTGAAGTTGTACGCCGATGTATTGGGGTATGATCAGGTTGTTTATGATGAAACTCGTGTTTTCGATGATTTCAAGTCACTTCCTGGGGGCGAGAAATCTTTCCGAAGAATCCGGCTAACACAATCCAATCCTCCCGGCGGAGGTTTTGCCAAAGTGTCTGCTGATACTTACATCGAATTGATTCAGGCTCAGGACTATCAGCCGAGAAAAATTTATAAAGGTCGAATCTGGGGAGATATTGGCTTTGTCCATGTTGGGTTGGATGTTCGTGGAATGAAGGCGCTGGGTGAAGAGCTGGCCACAAAGGGCTTTGGGTTTACCTGCGATACCCGGGATACCCTGGATATGGGTGGAACCACCCGTGTGCACTGTACATACATAGATGATCCGGATGGCGTGCTGATAGAAATGATCGAGGTGTATAAAATTCCGATCATCGAAAAGCTGGGTGTATTCCTGAATGTAGAGAAGCGTGATCCTTTGAAGCCTCTGCCAGATTTCATGCTGAAGGCGCTGAAATTTAGCAGAATAAAGGACTGA